GGACGTGGCAAGCGGGCTTTTGGCCTGGCCCGTGGCCCGCTAAGGACCGGACCAAATGGTCCTGGCCCGATAAAATAATCAGTCGATCCGAGCTCAAGAATTAGGCTTGAGAAAGCTTCGGCAAGTCCTGTTTTTGACTGAGCCGACCGAGAATCCCAGCGGCGACCGTCACTTGGGAATTCACTTGCGTGACAGGAGTAGTGGAGGAGCAGTGTAGGGAGGGCTGCACCTGCCTGCCGACGTAGCCcgtcgccgtcttgacctgcccgtaGTGGACTCCGTCCTCGTCTGGCTGCCGTCGACCATATCAGTTTACAACTATTGTCGAAGTTTCAAAAAATACAATTTCGTCAATTGTAGCCATAAGCTATTAGAGTTCAGTTTCATCAGACAATACAACTTTCTTTAGTTTCGTTAGAAAATACATTTTTCTTGGAAGAGCACTGCCATGGCAGCCATGGCAGCCATTTCAGCACATCACGCACTTAACGCAGGCCACCATCTGGGAGAAACAATCGATCGGCCGTGATTTTCTGATTGTGGGAGAAACGCTTAACCGTGATTTTCGCATCCAACAAATCAGACAAGTTTTTTTTGGAAGGCGCTAGATATAATAGCGCCCACTTCCTATAATCACGGGCCATCACCCCACGTTGGAGTTTCCTTTTATTCCGTCGAGCAGTTTTATTCCGTCGAGCAGAAAACAAAATATACGAGAGAAACACGGCTTGATCCGAAAATCATGGTACCATTTGAGGAATAACTCCACGTCAGGTTTGATCCTCTTATCTCGGCAGGACCCGCACACAAAAAATCGTGCTACATTACTTGCATGCAATAGGAAAAGGGGAGcgataggcgccggtgcgccggcccaaacTTTGGGCCGGTCGCATCCCACCCGTAGGACGTGAGCTGTGCGTCCGTTAGATTTGGACCGGAAAGAAAACGATTCACCTAGCTGGGCCAGCTCACCTTGCGCTCTTCCCCTTCCTCCTCACGCCCGTTGACTAAATCCACGGACCAGTTCCATGCCGCGATGCCGCTCCTCGCTGGTGGCAGCGTCGCGCCTCGACGAGATTGGTCGATGCACCGCACCGCTGGCCCCCAGATTGGTCGATGCACCGCACCGCTGTCAGTACCAAACTTGTGCCGGTTGCAGCTTCTTTTGCCGGTTCCAGCCCATCGCGGCACCACCGTCGCGGACATAGCAAACCGGTTTGCCGGTTGCAGCTCTTTTTTGCCGGTTCCAGCATATCACGGCACACCATCGTCGACGTAGCAAAAGAAGTTGCCGATTGCAGTTTTTTTTTGCCGGTTCCAGCAGCCGACGCAGCTGATAGTAGCACCAGAGCTCGCCGGTTCCAGCGGTGGTTGGTGCTTGCAGCAAAAAATGGTGGGAGAAGGTTGACTGCGGATAGGATAGTGGCAGGGTCGCTTGTGTGCCTCGCGCTGCGTTGACGCTAATGGGTGAAGGGGAGGCGAGAGGTAGGAGAAGGAGTTAATTAGGGATGAAGCGCTGTATCAGGAGAGGATAAGGAATGTGTGAAGGAGAAAAGGAGGTAAGGCAGTTTCTGCGTCTTTCCATGAGTGGCCCACAGGCCCTTACGTGTCGTAGATTGATTGCGGGGAGCGTGCGGCGTGGACGCAACCGGCCGAAAGTTGCGCCGGCGCACCGATTTCAAACGATTCCCATAGGAAAAACTGCTAATGAACAAATATGTGCAGGTTCATGAAATAATAGCTGCGCCGCCCAGCGCACACGTCGCCCACCTGGCCGCCGGCGCTCCCGCAAGTCACGCACCTTGCCACAACCCAGCGTACGTCGCACACTTCGCCGATGTACCCGTGCAAGTCGCCGCCGGTGGTCGTTGGTCGGTCCGCTCGGTCCGGCCCGGACTTCGTCGTTGTCATCCGGTCCCTGGTATCAAGATCGTGTGGTGCTCGGTCCGGCCCGGCCcggaccgccggcggccggtccaaacgaTAGCTCGGACCGtaccggaccgtgtccaccctggcTCATCACCGTGGAGGGCGTGTGATTTTGTATTTCACGGCCACACCGCCACCACCCACCGCGGCCCGACTTCTACCTCTCACACGTAGGCACACCGCCACTGTTTCTTTTCGTAGGTCGTGCCCATCGGGAGCCgattttcgtgttttgacccttttgctaAAGTTTAGCCGGATCCGACTTTCATCCGAAAGTATTTCAAGATCTGACCGTTTTTCTATCGTCATTGTCTGTAGCCGTAGAGTTTAACTACCTACCGTCATGGTCAATGGCGGTAGAAATTGATCAACTTTTTGGCGGCGTTTATACATGGCAGAAACCTACCGCTAAGATGACGGCGGTAGCTTTGAGTACCATCTCGCCATGGCATCTGTCGCCCTGTCGGTAGCTACTTTCCATTACACACGGCCGGCCGCTGCGTTAATGCATGTGCTAATCACAAATCCTGCACTAGCACACTATGCCATAAAATGGTACATGCACATGTATTAGTCAAATGCATGCACGTACGTAAAGCTAATCAAAGGACCAACTGTTCTCCTCCCTATAATCATGAACTTAAGAAAAAAGTCTTCTACAATCAAAAATTAGTTCTATGGGTTAGTCTTGATAGGAAAGAAAGAAATTAAGTTATTGTGCACTTTGCACTTTAGTGACAAAGTTAAGTACATTTCATATTTTCTTGGCTTGAAAGCTATCATATTTCAAAATATTTTAAGATACTCTATATGGCTAATGTCATATATTGTTTGATTTTAATATGATGGTTGCTAGAAACAAAAATTAAGAGTTTTAATATGATGGGTTAGTCATAATTTTAGTATAAGAGTTTTATTATAATGGTTGCCAGAAACAAAATATAAAATTTGGATTTAAATCGGCTCTAGCAACGGGGAGTGGCATTTGCATCGTGGTGGAGAGTCTCCCACAACTTTAGCTCACGGTTGCGCAAGATGATCCCAGCCGTCGGGTAGCCGGCACCGTGGCACCCCCGATGTCGCTGCTACAGCTGGtcctcctcgtcatcggaggagccCCGCCGCCGTGGATGCGGATGGTCTAGGTGAGCGAGGGCGGTGACGCCATGATCCGCCTGACGAGACAACCACCGTGTCCTCCGGCCGGCGCGCAGAACCAGGACTTCGGCATCGCCACTCGGCTCGGAGAGGAGGAAGGGCCCGATGAGGGGGAGGAGGACAATGCGGTTATGGACGGcacacactcttcttcttcctctcgccgcctTCAAGCCTAGGACAAACCTCCTGCATCCGCCGCCCATGGCCGGCGGCCCTCATGTGGCTGCTTCACCGCCCTGCCCACCGTCGGGCTTGCCGccgcccccggccatccctctagagcCGGAGAACTACCCAACTTCTTCGGTGAACCTGCACCCCCGGGCACCCCTAAGATAGACCCAGAGACTTCTGCTCCCCGGCGAGCACCTGCACCCCAGGCATCCCTAAGATAGACCTAGAGACTGCTGGTTCCCGGCAAGCCGACGGTTGTTGCACCTCTGCGCGCCTATATCTCCCTAAACAGAAATCGACCCATCCTTAAATAATATTCAGGCGACCGGCGTGCAGCTAAACTGTAAACTAACACCGGGCCGCATCGTGTTGGCCTCCAACTAAATTACGTGTTGAACTAGGCAAGTCGATGTACCCCTATATATactagaaaaaaatcaataaaaacATGCAAGTTGCACCCTATCGCAAAATATTTCCTCTGTTCTATTTTGTTTGCCAAGTTACGAGAGCTCTGGAGAGAGGGAGAGCTCTTCCGTTCCGTGAAGATAGAATCGATCCAGGTATGGTACTCTACGCGGCTACACATACGTGCACGTACTTGGTCCAATAAAATCAATCAAGCACTTTGCCTTGCTTGCTTAGCTTTCACGTACGCATGATGCTTTCGgaggattcaaattcaaatctaacATGGTCGACACTACTACCATTTGCTATAGCTGCGTAGCACATGCATTAGTACATGACTGCGGGTGACTAACGCATGCATTAGCGCCAGCGGCCGGCCGTGTGTAATGAAAAAGAAGTTACCGCCAGATGCCATGACGGGATGGTATTGAAGGCTACCCCCATCATCTTTGGCGGTAGGCTTCTCCATGTATAAATGCCGTCTAGACGTAGATCAACTTCTACCGCTATTGATCATGGCGGTAGGTAGTTAAACCCTACCGTCACAGACAATGTTGGTAGGAAAAAGGGTCAGATCCTGAATTTTTTTTCGGATGGGTCAAATCTGGCTAAACTTTAGtaaaagggtcaaaacacaaaaATTGGCCCCCATCGGGGTGAGATGGAGGGGTCGGCGGCTGTGGATTTTGACAGCATTCACAGCCTCAACGGCTCCCCCTAGCAGCGGCGGGCGCCTTGGGGCTCCTATCAATTGACTTTTATTAGCCTAAATAAACTAGTATAATCTAGCTGCATAACATGCATAGAAATCAGAAAATAATACTAATAATTAGTCTTAAAAGTAGATGAGAAGTATGCCCGAAAGGATAAAAATTAATTGATGGCAGTCTAGATATGCATTGCACATGAATACTTACTAGTGGAtgcaaaagagaaagaaaagaaaaggtaaGAGGAGATCTCCAACTAGCAAACTGTGCAAGATCATCTCTTTGGTGCCAAGGCGTGCCCGTGATTTGGTTGGATCTTTGTAGAATGATAAAAGATGGGATTTGTACATCTTGTATCTTGTATAGCAAGTTACCATATTACAATCATCGAATTGAACTTTCAGCAAAAAAAAAAGGGGACTGGACCTTAATTCAGGAAAATGTTTGTTTCGAATTTTGTTCTCCAGAAAaaagaagtactccctccatcacaTAATATAAGATCTTAATAAATCTAATATGTGAATATATTGGATGTAATAAGATCTTATTTTATGGGAAGGGATTATTTTTTTCTTTCGACATAGGAAAAAAGATAGTTGTGCCACCTGTTACAATCTCATGGTCGACGGCTCCAAGCAAAATAAAGTCAATTATGAATTTAAACAGGCCTGATGCAAACGCCAAGAGGAATAAaatcattgctgatgttgaaacttAGAGCAAGAGATAAGTAAACATTGCATTATATTATCCGACTAGAAAACAAACTCTAAACCAGGGTAAACATCTTGTAGAGCATGTTCTTCTTCTTCCGAACACACGTCGCATTCAAGGTTCTGATAATTTTTTGGGTGAAGGCTACAACACTGAGCAGCCTCCTTAATTACACAAGATGCTTGCTTTTTATTAAGACTGGCACACGAACTAAACTTAAATCATCCCTATAAAAGTGGAGCTAAACTCTCCTAAGATTCAACCCGGACGCCGAGAGGAGCTAGTTGGTGCCCTTGCTGATGAGCTCcagggcggtggcggtggtgggcaACGCCGGGATGGCTCAATTCTTGGTGGTGCAAATGGCCCCGCAAGCGTTTGAGAACTGCAGCACCTCCCTCAGCTTGGCCTCGTTCTGACCAATCAAAAAGAAAACAACATCATTAGCAACTACTCACAAGTCATAATGGAATTGAATTCAATCAGCTGATAATAATTTAGTTTCTTACATAGAAGATGGAGTCGTCCTTGGCGACGTTGAGGAGGAGGGATCCAACAAAGGCATCGCCGGCGCCAGTGGTGTCGACCGTGTTGACGGTGTACCCTGGCAGGGAGCCCTTGAAGTCCTTGGTGAAGTACCTGCACCCCTTCTCGCCGTCTGTGACGACGAGCAGCTTGAGGCCCTCGAACCAGAGGGAGAGGACGTTCTTCTCGTCATGGGCGTCGCCTTGGGTGAGGAAGGCCACCTCCTCATCGCTCACCTTGATGAAGTCGGCCTCCTTCCAGATGCTCATGATGCCATCACGTGCGGCTTGCGCGGAGGGCCAAAGCGGGAGGCGCACGTTGGGATCGTAGGAGCAGAGGATGCCAGCGGACTTCGCGGCGCGCATGGCGGCCACGTGGGCGGAGCGGCAGGGCTCGGTGATGAGCGAGATGGAGCCATAGTGGAAGATGCGGGCGCGGCGGATGAGGTCGAGGTTGAGCTCCGCCTCGGTGAGGAGCATGTCGGCGGATGGGTTGCGGTAGAACATGAACTCACGCTCTCCGTTGGACTTGAGGGTGACGAAGGCCAGGGCGGTGCGCGCGTGCTGGTCAAAGAGGCAGCCCTCCGCGTTCACGCCGTTCTGCTTGAGGATGTCCACCAGCATgtggccgaactcgtcgtcgccaaaCTGAAAAAACACATCAACATCCGATTACAATTTCATATGCGATAAGGGTGTGTATAGTCTAGACGAGAAATAACTACTGCATGTCTCATTAACTCGTATTATTGATTGCACCAACCATATGAATATAAACAAATGTTTATAAAAATAATGCATTACTCTTTGAGAATAAGGTAAAAAGGTTTGCTTTTGTGTTAAGAGTGGATTAGTGAGTTGAGATGCATGTAATAATAGTCTAAGATATTATGAGATTATATTCAAGACCGAAAAGAAATCTGCAGAGCATGCAATGATATAATTGAGTGACCAAATCGATCAGCGATATGACGAAGAATCAGCAATCGTAAGTCAACACCCGATTCTCATCGTCTAGTGAGGATCGGACGGACAGTTCAGCGCCTACCAAACAACGGATCTAACGCTCGCGCCAGGATGCATGGCAATAAACGTCCGGATGCATGGCAATAAACGCAAGGACAGGTAGAATCATCATGTGCTATCACGGACGACGATTGATCCATGCGTACCTTGCCAACGAAGGCGGAGGAGCCGCCGAGCTTGGAGATGGCGCATGCGACGTTGGCAGGTGCACCCCCAGGCGCCTTGACGAAGCCTCCGGACTCAACGAGCGAGACGCCGGCCACGTCCGGCACGAAGTCGATCAGCATCTCACCGAAGGAGACGACGAGGCCGGGCGCCGCCGCCGAGGCCACAGAAGCAACAGTATCACCAAGAGGCGCCATTGAAACGGTGCGGAAGAAATAGATCGAGCCGGGGATGATAGGTGATGTTTGTTGGATTGGAAGTTGGGAGCCGAGAGGGGGCGCTTATAAAGCGCTACGGGAGGTTTGGCTTGGCCGAAGGGCCGATAATCTTGTTGGTAAAGAGTTCTTATCCTACTACTAGTAGTTATCGATCTTATCCTCCCCCGTTACAATCCGCTAGTAATCAATTCCGGCTTGGataactcctctctctctctctctcttttttggcgAGTACTCTGCGCCGGTCCGCCGGCCCAAACTTTGGGCCGGTCCAACCCTGTGCGTTGGATGCGAAGTGTGGAAACCGTCAGATCTAAGAATCTCATCCCCACTCATTTATTCCTTGCGCGCACGACTCTGTCTTCCCCACCTTCTCATCTCAAATCGGGAGAGAACGTCCAGGACAGGAACGAGACAACGAAGCTTGCCAGATCGCTGCCGTTCGCTGGATCGCCGCCGCTCACGACGGCGAGGCCGCACGTCTTCTCCAGCGGCGGTGCTTGCCAGGGAACGTTCCCCGCTCTGAATTTCTGATGCAGATCCCGTCGTTGACCGATTACAACTTCCCCATCGACCGGTGGCTACATTTGCCACCGAAGGTCCATGGTTGCCGCACTCATGTGCGTCGCCTCGGCCTCGCCATTGGCTGCATGAGTTTCCGCGACACAAATGGCACCAATCGCATCATAAAACGAATGTAGCAAAAAACTTGTTGATCGTAGCACAAAGCAACGGCGGTTGTAGCAAAAGCGCTGCCGTCGTCGCCGCGGGCAGCAACTCGTCATGACTGGACGTAGCAAAAACATTTTCTGGTTGTAGCAAAAATCAATGACGGTTCCAACAAAATCCAAAGACAGTAGTAGCAAAAATAGGTGCCAGTTCCAACAAAAACTAAGACAATGATAGCAAAAAAATCATCTGGTTCCAACAAAACTCAAAGACAGTGGTAGCAAAAATGGCTCTGGTTCCAGCTAAAACCAAAACAATGGTAGCAAAAAAATGAGCAATGGATCCAGCAAAATTCAGAGACGATGGTAGCAAAAAGATcccctggttccagcaaaaaacacTCAAATTGCGGATACTAGCAAGAAAAAGTCACCGATTCCAGCAAAAAAAGAAGCCGGATGAAGCAACATTTGTCGCTGGCTGCTGCTCCCACCGAGGCTGGTTCCAACATCTCGTCCACCCGTTGTAGCACGACGTAACCATCGTCCCCGGCACAACGGTCTGGGCTTGCAGCACCAACAACTTTTGGTTCCAGCTTCAGATGATGACGGTTGCAGCACCACCCCTTGCCGGTTCCAGCACCACCCCCTGGGATGGAGCTCGGATCATGGCGTGGCGGCTGGCGCGGCACAGGCCAAGCAATCAATGGGCAGCACCTCGTCGGATCTATGATGGATTTGTTTTGCGATGAAGCATGACACAAAGGAGGACGAAAAAGCTATGGGAGAGATGAGGGTGGGAAAGAACACGGAAGAACCCGGGCAGCACTCGTAGCGTCAGGGCTGCGGCGGTGGTCAGCGCTGACCACTACCAGAGATGAGGAAAGCCATGGGATCCGGTGGGGAAGAAAAGAAATCACTGGATGGCGTTGGCTCACGGGAGAAGATAAGTGCGGTGCGCGTGGGCCCTTTGGGAAGCACGTGGATGTGAAAGAGAGTTAGCACGTGAGTCGTTAGCTGTTTTGTGGCCGTATGATTAGCTCAAATCGAGCGGCCAGTGCGCGACCGGCGGAACACTCGGCCGGTCCGCCGGCACTAAACGTTtcccttttttttttgcaaataagggCAGCCATGGGTAATCGTTCGGTTCCTGAAGGATTTTGCTTGACTATATATAATAATTATTACTATGTCCTTTAGACTGGCCGACCAATATGACATTACCTTGCTCATCTGACGGTTCTTTATGGAGTCCTCGGTGGGTCTGTTCTTGAGCACAACATTTTTATGTTCACATGTATCTTGCATTCTTGCAATTCAGCACATGTTTTGAAGCTTAGAACATCACTAGTAGGTGCCCCAAAATAGGACTCAAAAAACAACGTGATGTAAAATATACATCGCCAAATACGTGTTTTTAGGCACCGAAAGTGTCCAATTCCAACAGGTGATGTAAAATTGGGCACCATATAGGGCACGAGTGCTCCAACAGCTGCCCTGCCTCAAGTGATGTATATTTTTGTTCTACAAAAATCGGCGCCGCTGCGGAAATGGATTGACCGGACCAGCGGCGGCTCAATCAGCGCTCCGGCGGACGTCGAGAAGGCTAGGGGTGACGGCATGGTCGACTTGATGTCAGGGGAGGAACGGAaggaggcggcggggctg
Above is a window of Triticum dicoccoides isolate Atlit2015 ecotype Zavitan chromosome 5B, WEW_v2.0, whole genome shotgun sequence DNA encoding:
- the LOC119306634 gene encoding fructokinase-2-like; protein product: MAPLGDTVASVASAAAPGLVVSFGEMLIDFVPDVAGVSLVESGGFVKAPGGAPANVACAISKLGGSSAFVGKFGDDEFGHMLVDILKQNGVNAEGCLFDQHARTALAFVTLKSNGEREFMFYRNPSADMLLTEAELNLDLIRRARIFHYGSISLITEPCRSAHVAAMRAAKSAGILCSYDPNVRLPLWPSAQAARDGIMSIWKEADFIKVSDEEVAFLTQGDAHDEKNVLSLWFEGLKLLVVTDGEKGCRYFTKDFKGSLPGYTVNTVDTTGAGDAFVGSLLLNVAKDDSIFYNEAKLREVLQFSNACGAICTTKN